The Deltaproteobacteria bacterium genome includes a window with the following:
- a CDS encoding metalloregulator ArsR/SmtB family transcription factor, producing the protein MKKAAAFFKVLADEARLNMLWLLLNHRELCVCDFMAVLEVTQSKASRHLRILYNAGLVTDRRVGLWIYYSLQPAADDFVRTFLETLRSTLAHRQEAVELLKKLDIWLEQKDQTKCS; encoded by the coding sequence ATGAAAAAAGCCGCAGCGTTTTTCAAAGTCCTTGCCGATGAAGCCCGCTTGAATATGCTCTGGCTCCTCTTGAACCACCGGGAGTTATGTGTCTGCGACTTCATGGCGGTACTCGAAGTGACCCAGTCCAAGGCGTCCCGGCACCTGCGGATTTTGTACAATGCCGGCCTGGTAACTGACCGGCGCGTCGGGCTCTGGATCTATTACTCGCTTCAGCCGGCGGCCGATGATTTTGTGCGGACCTTTCTGGAAACACTCCGTTCCACCTTGGCCCACCGCCAAGAAGCCGTTGAGCTCCTAAAAAAACTTGATATCTGGCTTGAGCAGAAAGACCAGACCAAGTGCAGTTGA
- a CDS encoding ABC transporter substrate-binding protein — translation MKKSLVISISLLLFVGLLAVCPLSYAADTIKVGIVDTYTGPATTFTMDVLDGFKMAVNEINAKGGVLGKKIEYTTRDEKFKPDIGLAMAKELVMKENVDILMGTINSATTLAISDFVKKEKIPFFVTFAKSDKIIGEKGHKYIFNMNENTAMAGKAAALALAKKPYLKYWIAGDDYEYGHAIADSLWNNLKNLKPQVQKVGESWWKVGEADFTPYITQILAAKPDFIIVATGGSGMVNFQKAAKATGLSQKIPFYQHTAIELSVLRPQEQNAPEGVFGTANYFFYYPDTPANRAFVAEFKKTYNREPRIGALSGYMTARFIAEGYKKAGKIDAEALIKALEGMSLDSPVGPLAIRGCDHQLELPMYFGITKKDPKYDFLVAGNIQVIQAKDYMTTCDEIAKDRK, via the coding sequence ATGAAAAAATCGTTAGTAATTTCCATATCTTTGTTGCTCTTTGTCGGTTTGTTGGCAGTATGTCCGCTCTCGTATGCCGCAGACACAATCAAGGTGGGTATTGTTGACACCTACACGGGGCCGGCAACGACATTCACCATGGATGTCCTGGACGGATTCAAGATGGCCGTCAATGAAATCAATGCCAAGGGCGGGGTCCTCGGGAAAAAGATTGAATATACTACCCGCGACGAGAAGTTTAAACCGGATATCGGCCTGGCCATGGCTAAAGAGCTGGTAATGAAGGAAAATGTTGACATTCTCATGGGTACGATCAACAGCGCGACGACCCTTGCCATTTCCGATTTCGTGAAAAAAGAGAAGATACCGTTTTTCGTGACCTTTGCCAAAAGCGATAAGATCATCGGCGAAAAAGGGCACAAGTACATCTTCAATATGAACGAAAATACCGCGATGGCTGGCAAGGCGGCTGCCCTGGCCCTGGCGAAAAAACCCTACCTGAAATACTGGATTGCCGGTGACGATTATGAATACGGCCACGCCATTGCCGATAGTCTATGGAATAATCTGAAAAATCTGAAACCACAGGTACAGAAGGTTGGAGAATCCTGGTGGAAGGTGGGAGAAGCAGATTTTACCCCTTATATTACCCAGATTCTCGCCGCCAAGCCTGATTTCATCATCGTAGCCACGGGCGGCTCCGGCATGGTCAATTTCCAGAAGGCCGCCAAGGCGACCGGCTTGAGCCAGAAGATACCGTTCTATCAGCATACGGCTATCGAGCTTTCCGTGCTAAGGCCCCAGGAACAAAATGCGCCGGAAGGCGTCTTCGGAACGGCCAACTATTTTTTCTACTATCCTGACACCCCGGCGAACAGGGCATTTGTTGCCGAATTCAAAAAGACCTACAACAGAGAGCCGCGCATAGGAGCTCTTTCCGGGTATATGACCGCCAGGTTCATCGCCGAAGGGTACAAAAAAGCGGGCAAGATTGATGCGGAAGCTCTCATCAAGGCCCTCGAAGGCATGTCGCTTGACAGCCCGGTGGGTCCGCTTGCAATCAGAGGGTGCGACCACCAGCTTGAGCTTCCCATGTATTTCGGAATCACGAAGAAGGATCCCAAGTACGATTTTCTCGTCGCCGGCAATATTCAGGTAATCCAAGCCAAGGATTATATGACTACCTGTGACGAGATAGCAAAGGACCGCAAGTAA